The Verrucomicrobium spinosum DSM 4136 = JCM 18804 DNA segment CCTGGAACTGGAGCACCAGGCCGAAGACGAAGAGGACGAAGACGAAGACCACAAGCTAGACAAGAAGAAATGGACCACCGAAGAGTGGCGGGTGGAGGCACGGAAGCAGTTGGAGAAAAGCAATCCGGGCAGGAGTTTTGAATGATGGCGTAGGTTTGAAAGCGAGCGGGGATGGCATTTGTGCGGTCCCTGGTCCTGTCTGCAAAATATTTTTCCAAACTCATTCAACATTCCCGCCGGTGGATGTTCAATGCTATCCGCTGACTGTTTGGTCTTGCTCACACGATGTGGAGTGTCCGGTCCATTTTATTCGGGACGATTGTCTCCTGGTTTGCCCTCGCTGGTGCATGGCTATGCATCGCCGCTGGGCATCCTGATGTTGCGGAGGCATCGCCCCCGCCTGCCTGGTGGGTCTGGAATCGCACCACCCCGCTGACGGCGGAGGAAGCAACAGCACTGCAAAGGCACGGGGTGAAAGAGTTGCAATGGAACCTGGGCACCCTGGAGCGCAAAGGCACGCAGTGGACTGGCGCGGAGAAGCTGTACCTCCCTGCACGGACGAAGGACGTGACCCTCATTCCCGTGGTGCGTCTCCATCATGCCCCCTCCACCATTGCAGAACCGGCGGCAGATGAGGCACTGGCAGGGTTGCTTTCGAGACTGTGCGGAAGGCTGGACTGCAAAACGCTGCAACTGGACTACGACTGTCCCGACCGCTTGCTACCACGCTATGCGGAGGCCCTGGGCAGGATCCGCCAGCGCATCGCCCCGGTGCGTCTGAGCGTCACCGCCCTGGCAGGCTGGCCCAGGGTGGCAGGGTTCGAGGAACTCTGCGCCAGCGCCGATGAACTCGTGCCCATGTTCTACGATCTTGAGGAACACGCTGTCGCAGAACGGCGGGCGCCGCTGCTCTCTGAGTCCACCGTACGGGAGCAGATGCCTCTGTGGGCACGCTGCACAACGCGCTGGCGGGCCGGGCTCCCTAACTTCACCCGTGTGACGGTGCTGGATGCGCAAGACAAGGCCCTGGGGCAGGTGGACACCTGGCTGTGGGAGACGCTGGTCTATGATCCCACTTGGGAGGTGCGATCCTCCACCACCCAGGGCATGACGGAGCTGCGCGCCATAACGGCGAACAAGGTGGGGCGCTATCCGGTGGCCCAGGGTGGCGGACTCCTGGTGCGGTGGCCGGATCTGAAGGTGCTGCAAGCTGCCAGTCAGGCGGCACTCGCCGCCGGGGCGCGTGGGGTGGTCTTGTTCAAACTGCCGCAGGCAGATTCCCCCAGCGGATGGAGCTTGAGCACGGTCCTTGGAGCTTTGAAGGGTAAAGCAGTGAAGGAATTGCTGCCCAGCTCACAAGACTTTCGACTGCTGCTACAGGGATCCCGGCTGACGCTGGTGCATGAAGGAAGCATGGATCTGCCTCCACGATTTGAGCCAGTTTCAAGTGCTGTGGAAGCAGACTCCGCACGGTCTGGCTGGAGCCTTGAGCTTGACCTGCCTCCCGCCGCGCTCGCTGAGTTCTCCGCCGGTGAGTTCGCTGGTCGCGACATGCAGCAGGAAAAAAAGACCGGGCATGTCGTGGTACAGCTTCCCCATCTGCGCAGCGGCAGCAGCCTCAGTTCTGGTTATTTCCAGCATCCCCCTCCGCCGGCCGTGTTGCGCTGGCGCATTCCCCAACTCTCACCTCTATGGCAAACCGCCGCTCCCTCCCTCTAGCCTTGCTTGCCGCGGGCACCTGTCTGGCTGTTCCAGGCAGGGTGAACTCCTGTGGCCCGATGTACTACGCCGCGGCCCCAGCACTGGCGGCGTTCCCTGAGCGGCATCCGGTAAAGACGATGATGGATCTGTTTGCCGAGTCACAGAAGGCGGCCACTCCGGCCCCCGCCTGGGAATCCCTGGACGCGCTGACGCGCCGCATCCTGTCCACGCCCGAGGCGGACTCGCTCCAGATCATTGACCAGGCACTCTCGGAGAATCGGACCTCGGGGCGCTATGAAGCCCGCAAGGCCAATCTGCTCTGGGACCTGCGGGATCTGCGCACGGCCTGGGACGGCGACTTCAACGAAGAAGCCCGGACCTACATCGATTGGCGGGTGAGGCTGTACCATGATGAAAAGCGCGGGCTTCCACCGGCGGTTGCCCGGGAGCATCGCAAGGTGGAGGATGGCTGGTGGTTGTCCCCCCAGCAGAAAGCCCAGGAGGAGCAGTGGCTGGCCCAGGAACAAGCCGCCATCAGAGCAGGCATCGAAGAAGGAGAACGCGCCATTGCCCAGGCATCGCCGGCGCTGGTCCCTCACTGGATGGTGGCGAGAGGTGGAGCAGCCTTCCGTCGCGGCGCGCTGGAGGAAGCGGCGGGATGGTTCGAAAAAGTAGTGCAACACCACGCCGGACATCCCCGGAGGGAGACCGCGCTGTTCATGATAGCCCGCCTGAAGGTCGAGGAAGCCCGGCGGATTTCGCGGAAACAACCGGAGGCTGGAGCTGGGCCTCGTGACCTGTCAGAGGGGCTGTCCAACGCCCTGGAGATCGCTGAACACGCTCTGGATGACTACAGCAAAGAGTATCCCAAAGGACGCTACACGGTCGAACTCGCCGGCTGGCGCGGGGCCATACACACGCTGGCCGGGCAGCACTGGCTCGCCCTCGGTGACTATGTCACGCAACTGGATCATGCAGACCATTCAGAAGTGCGTGACTCAGCCGGGCGTGAGATCGAACGCTGTCTCAAGGAGTTGTTGTTGTCGGACAAGGTCGAGGATGATCCAGAGGGCATCCAGACCGTGCTGGGTCTGCTTGCCACCAGCCCACCAGCCACGCTCCGGGTCATGGGGTATCTTCTGGATGGTCCGGCGGACCTTGGCTACGAGACCCGCTATTGGGACGAAAGTTACCTGAACCTGGAGAAGCTGGACAGGATCAAGACCATGCTGAACCGGTCCCGTCATACAGACATGCTTCAACAGCTTGCGGGTGCGGCCATCGACCACGAGAAAACATTCAAGACAGCGAAGTGGCATCCTAAATTTGTGGCCTTGATGGCCTGGGCCGCGACGGAAGGCGGTGAACATGCCCAGGCCCTCCGCCTCTGCGAACGCCAGCCCGAAGCCCTGGCGAATAGCGACGACCTCCAGTACTGCCGCGCAGTCACCCTGCAACGCCTGGGAGACGACGCCAGAGCCGCTGAGGCGCTGCAAGACTTGCGGGCCCGCTTTCCCGGAAGCCCTCTCTCCAAGGGACTGGCACTCCGGCAGGCCCAAAGTCTGCACCGCTTGGGACGTGATGGCGAAGCCATCGTGGTCCTGAACATGGCCATCGCGCCCGTCGGGCCGGCGGAACGGGAGCCGCTTCCGGATGGTGAAAAACCCCCTGTCTTCCTGCACTCCTATGAGGAACTCCGCCAATATCTGGACGTGCTGGAGCAGTTCTGCCCTGTGCCGCAACTGGAAGTAGCACTGCAATCCCGACAACTGCCTGCCCCGTCCGCCTTGCGCCTTCATCAACTCACCGTGGCCCGCCTGCTGGCGGCTGAAGACTGGGCCTCCCTGCGCCGGGTGCTGGGCAACCTGCCCGAAGGAGCGGATGCCCTCCCGGCGGATGAACTGGACCAGCTGGAACATACCTACACAGGCTGGGAATGGCACCAGCCCTCGCCAGTGTATTTCTATGCCAACAGGAGTTTGCACGCCGGTCTGGCCCGGGCGTTTCTGTTATTGCATGAAACCCCGCGTGACGGCATGGAGCCTGGTCAAAAAGCCCTCTGGCACTGGAGCCTCGCCACGACGTGGGAAGCCTGCCGGGGGCAGCTGATCCTGTCCGCCGTCCACGCTGGCCCGGGCAGCTACATGGCCAGCGATCATCGCCAGATGGAGCTCCGCCTTCGCGCCAATGCCCTGGCCCTGGGATATCGATCCGACACCGTCAATCGAGAGCTGGAGTCGCGTGATGAACTGCGCCATGCCTACGATCACTGCCTTCTGGCAGCGGAAGCAGCTCCAGGCACGCCCCTGGCCGCCCGGGCTCTGTTCAAGGCTCTCGAAAGCCTGCGACGGATGGCCGAAGTGACACCGTATGCCCAGGGACGGGCATTCGAAGCGGACTGGGGCAGCGTTTCCCGGCAGCTGTATGATCGCCTGCTCAAAGAATGCCCACAGTCACCCGAGGCCATGCAACTCGCCGCTTGGTGGGACTTTGCCGCCACGCCTGAGCTTCATGACTGGATGCCGGGAAACGGCTATCCGCCGCGGGAAGACGAGGCGATCCGCGACATCCTGGTTCCCGATCCGTCGGTGAAGGGCCGTGAGCATTGGGACCAGCAAACCTGGCAACGAGAATCCGAACGCAGACGCCAGTTCGGTGTCCTCCGGGAGCGAATCCAAAAGCTCGGAAGCCACTTCGAAAGCCGCGGTCTGGAGGCTGCCAGAACGGAATCCAAAGCCATCCGGGAAGCCCTGATCCCGCTGGCCGATGTCCTGGAATGGACGGAAGCCATCAATGCTCTGGATGGGACGGACCTCATGTTGAACCAGGCCTCACCAGACCTGGACGCTGTGAAGCGTTATTTCCTCCACATCGGTGGTCCTCCCGTTGAGGAGCCCCCTGTCATCGCTGGCATTCCCGTGCGGACGACGGCTTCGGACGGGCTGGAAGACATTCGCGCCTACCAGACGGCTGCGGCAGGCATGGAGGAGGATCGGAACAAGCCGGATCGCTGGAGCCTGCAGGAGACGCGCTGGCAGAACTACCTGGCCGCCTATCCCAAGTCACTGAAGCGTGAGGCAGCCCAGTTTCAACTGGCTCGTGCCGTGACCCGCCAGTACCGGACCTGGACTCATGTGCAAAATCGCAACTGGCCGGATGCACCGTTCATGGGACGGTATGTCCACCTCGTGGTGGAACGTGAAAAGCCCTTCGAGGCGGCGCGGCCTAATGCGGCTCTGGATGAATATCGCAAGGCCTATCCGCAGGGCCGCTATCTGGCCGATGTGCAGCTGCTCCGGGCTGGCGTGGCGGTGGATGCCGGGGATTATCCTCTCGCCTTGCGCCTGCTCTGCTCTGCCTTGGCTGATGAGAACCACAAGGAACTGCACATGGACGCCGCGCTGGCTCTCGCGCAGTGCTTTGAGCTGCTGCACGATCCCGAACCACGTCTCGCCCTGGCCAAAGCCATCGCGGCAGATCCCGCAGCGTGGGACCGGTTCACTGCCTTCACCCACAGTGCCAGCTGTGGCCAGCGGCTGAGGGTGTATGAGAACTGGGTGTCGAGCTTGAAGAAATGAGGGGCGGGATGACGAACAGGAAGCACCGGAGCTTTTGAAGATCATCCATTTTTGATCCTCTTTCCACCTGGCACTCCCAGACTCACGCCAGTGTCTTGCCGGCGGCTCGACGCCGCTTTCGCTGGCTGGTGGCGGGTGGTTGTGCCTTGAACCTTGGTTCGGTTGGTTGGTGTGCGCGTGGCGTGGGGCTTCGCGACGGAGGGAGTGGTGAGGGTGCTCGGCTGATGTGGAAGGCTGGACGTTCCCAGATGGGCGCAGAGCAGGAGCGAGTCTCCAAGCCAACATTCCGCAGTTCAATTTCAGGCGGCCCTCTCAAAACTCGCAGCAGCGTTTTGGAGTGCTGGCGGCTCGACGCCGCTTTCGCCTGCCGCCAAGATATCCTCTCCATCCTCACACGTCCGCCAGCCGGTAATGGAGGCGGGGTCTCCGGCCCCGCTCAGTCGGACGGCGACTGAGGTGGCGCACGTGTTGAGCGGCAAGTAGCTGCTGGGTCTTGGGCAAATCCATCCCTCCGATCACCCGCGGGGCTGGAACCCCCGTCTCCTTTATCCTCGCTGCTCCAGTGTCTGGATTCTAGGTCATCACAAGGGGTGCCAAAGCGGTGTCGAGCCACACGCACTCCAAAGACGCTTCGCGCGGCTGTGAGCGCTGGAGCCATTGGCGGGTTGTCATCCGTGGGACGCCCCACGTTGCCCGAAGCTCTTTGTGCCTTCGTGCCTTTGTGTGAGGATGGAAGTTTCTTGGCCCGAGCAGCCCGCGTCCCATCAATCCTTGATCACCACACCCTGTGCCTGCCAGAGCGTCAGAGGAGCATCATCCGCACCGCGTTTGGCCAGCTCCTTCAGCACCTGGGCAGGCAGGTCGGGATTGCCCGACAGGGCCCGGTCCGCGGCTCCTTCTGGGAGCTTGAGGAGGTATTGGCGCAGTTCTTCCGCCTCGGGCGAGTCTGAGCCAAGCTGGGGGCTTTTGGCCACTTCTTCCAGCGAGTACTGGTCGCCCTCCAGCTCGCGGGTGTGTTTCAACAGGGCCTTGACCGGAGTCTGGCCATGCATGCGGGCGCAGGATTTCAGGTAATCACTATCTGTTTCCAGAAAAGCGGCCAGCACGGGACCAATGTCAGCGCCAGGTTTGGCGGCAGCTTGTTTCCATTTCTGAAAACCAGGTGCGAACTCCACGCTGGCGCTGGCGCTCACGGCGCGTTCGAGGATGACATCCAGAGGCATGTTACGACGCGGCTCCATGCGCCAGAGACGCGGATAAACCTTCGCGATGATGCGCACGGCCTCCTCCGGGAGGCGGGGGTGATTGAGCAGATCTTGAACCTCGCTCGAGTGGTCGATGTATTTGTCCGAGGTAAGGTTCCACGAATCCTCAGGTGCGGCGGCGAGGCGGCGTGCCTCCTGGATCAAAAGAGCTGGAGGCGCGGACAGGTTGTCCAATGCGAAACGACGCACGTACTTGTCCGCATCCTTGCCCAGCACCTCCAGGGTGGCAGCATCCCGGGAGGCCATGGCTAGAGCGCGCCGAACGTCTGCCGAAGGGTCCTTTGCGAACTGCGACTGATGTTCGTGCAAATACGGAAACAGTTCACCGCGAGGTGCCTT contains these protein-coding regions:
- a CDS encoding DUF3142 domain-containing protein yields the protein MWSVRSILFGTIVSWFALAGAWLCIAAGHPDVAEASPPPAWWVWNRTTPLTAEEATALQRHGVKELQWNLGTLERKGTQWTGAEKLYLPARTKDVTLIPVVRLHHAPSTIAEPAADEALAGLLSRLCGRLDCKTLQLDYDCPDRLLPRYAEALGRIRQRIAPVRLSVTALAGWPRVAGFEELCASADELVPMFYDLEEHAVAERRAPLLSESTVREQMPLWARCTTRWRAGLPNFTRVTVLDAQDKALGQVDTWLWETLVYDPTWEVRSSTTQGMTELRAITANKVGRYPVAQGGGLLVRWPDLKVLQAASQAALAAGARGVVLFKLPQADSPSGWSLSTVLGALKGKAVKELLPSSQDFRLLLQGSRLTLVHEGSMDLPPRFEPVSSAVEADSARSGWSLELDLPPAALAEFSAGEFAGRDMQQEKKTGHVVVQLPHLRSGSSLSSGYFQHPPPPAVLRWRIPQLSPLWQTAAPSL